A single Phragmites australis chromosome 4, lpPhrAust1.1, whole genome shotgun sequence DNA region contains:
- the LOC133915780 gene encoding uncharacterized protein LOC133915780, translating into MAVAEISAVLYLLLAATGERDPPARGLCSLAARSRFEDLAGALTTGPPANPAAARAVVCPPSLLSQEAEFDLATTIEGAGYYRDMYHFSIKISMSSAYVLL; encoded by the exons ATGGCGGTGGCGGAGATCTCGGCGGTGCTctacctcctcctcgccgccaccgGGGAGCGGGACCCACCAGCGCGCGGCCTCTGCTCCCTCGCGGCACGCTCGAGGTTCGAGGACCTCGCAGGGGCCCTCACCACCGGACCGCCAGCaaaccccgccgccgcccgcgccgttGTGTGTCCACCGTCCTTGCTGTCCCAG GAAGCTGAATTTGATCTCGCGACAACCATCGAAGGAGCTGGGTACTATCGCGACATGTACCATTTCTCTATCAAAATCAGCATGAGCAGTGCTTATGTGCTCCTCTAA
- the LOC133914620 gene encoding uncharacterized protein LOC133914620, with the protein MGMLEQTEEEQVLSDLQSLKTLYGLLHKDHADENLDETSRAFLMRILDDATQQVLLRQAKMILGPVMSPVLERKLSIQLDPRTRGDAVPRLKPIASPSPSLHASERSHYRHAHEDHLLVHIASNRSSKTAMPQHGTVAGETPCSDRRGGHVPRRSSGRGDQSSIERSSNTSRSLSRESSVQERAWRLHPGTSASRGVETEGSSMHCLSRLDSGLSMSVASRGGSGRGGKRGSGT; encoded by the exons ATGGGAATGCTAGAGCAAACGGAGGAGGAGCAAGTTTTGTCTGATCTACAGTCGTTGAAGACGCTCTATGGGCTGCTTCACAAGGATCATGCAGATGAAAAT TTAGATGAAACATCAAGAGCCTTTTTGATGAGGATCTTAGATGACGCTACTCAGCAGGTTCTCTTGAGGCAGGCAAAG ATGATATTAGGGCCCGTAATGTCACCTGTGCTGGAGAGGAAGCTCTCCATCCAGCTTGATCCCCGGACACGCGGCGACGCCGTGCCTCGCCTGAAGCCGATAGCTTCACCCAGCCCCAGCCTCCATGCCAGCGAGAGATCCCACTA CCGCCACGCCCACGAGGACCATCTCCTTGTTCACATCGCCTCGAATCGCTCGTCAAAAACCGCAATGCCACAGCACGGTACGGTGGCCGGTGAGACTCCATGCTCAGACAGGAGGGGTGGGCACGTGCCGCGCCGCAGCTCCGGCCGTGGCGATCAGTCGTCGATAGAGCGCAGCAGCAACacaagccgctccctctcccgCGAGTCGTCAGTACAGGAGCGGGCATGGCGGCTGCATCCCGGAACATCGGCGTCCCGGGGCGTGGAAACTGAGGGCTCATCGATGCACTGTCTCTCGAGGCTGGACTCTGGCCTGTCCATGAGCGTGGCGTCGCGCGGTGGCTCCGGGCGAGGAGGGAAACGAGGCAGTGGCACTTGA